In a genomic window of Deltaproteobacteria bacterium:
- a CDS encoding SWIM zinc finger family protein yields MARKRTTSDPFADLTWDDLEAWAGATIVSRGRGYQRGGHVQALARTPNGGLVAWVYGTQKYATKVEVEDGALSALCTCPYGGTCKHAVAVVLIYLDQLKQQQEVPTATASDKRLKRLEALAEEDEWGEDDEDNEDDEDERDEEDQDEEEEEDEYEPAARATPRRSDKKTSDALSPFLEQQSKEQLVALLKEQANRNPDLRQALQDRVNLSTGAVKKLVKDVREEIESLNSEPDWGDDWDEGEGDGSIDYSRLRSRLEALLAAGHADDVVNLGEELLVAGTRHVEMIHDEGETGEQISLCLEIVFRALPQSALSPAQ; encoded by the coding sequence ATGGCGCGAAAACGTACAACCAGCGATCCGTTCGCAGACCTGACCTGGGACGACCTTGAAGCATGGGCTGGGGCAACCATCGTCTCTCGGGGGCGTGGCTACCAGCGCGGTGGCCACGTACAAGCGCTTGCCCGCACGCCCAACGGAGGACTGGTGGCCTGGGTGTACGGCACGCAGAAATACGCCACCAAGGTCGAAGTCGAGGACGGCGCACTCTCCGCCTTATGCACCTGTCCGTATGGAGGAACCTGCAAGCATGCCGTGGCGGTCGTGCTCATCTACCTGGATCAACTCAAGCAACAACAGGAAGTCCCCACGGCAACCGCAAGCGACAAGCGCCTCAAACGCCTCGAAGCATTGGCTGAAGAAGACGAATGGGGAGAGGACGACGAAGATAACGAGGATGACGAGGACGAACGGGACGAAGAAGACCAAGACGAGGAAGAGGAAGAGGATGAATATGAGCCTGCCGCTCGTGCGACCCCGCGTCGATCCGACAAAAAGACATCCGATGCCCTGTCTCCTTTTCTCGAACAACAAAGCAAGGAGCAACTCGTTGCCCTACTGAAGGAACAAGCAAACCGTAATCCGGACCTGCGCCAAGCGTTGCAGGACCGAGTCAATCTCTCCACCGGCGCAGTCAAGAAGCTGGTGAAGGATGTACGCGAGGAAATCGAGTCACTGAACAGCGAACCCGATTGGGGAGACGACTGGGACGAAGGAGAAGGCGACGGAAGCATCGATTACTCGCGCTTACGCAGCCGCTTGGAAGCGCTCCTCGCGGCAGGACACGCGGATGACGTTGTCAATCTCGGAGAAGAATTGCTCGTAGCCGGCACAAGACACGTGGAGATGATCCATGACGAAGGGGAGACGGGAGAACAGATCTCTCTGTGCCTGGAGATCGTCTTCCGAGCGCTCCCACAATCCGCCCTCTCACCCGCCCAATAA
- a CDS encoding SWIM zinc finger domain-containing protein gives MLWALDAELNDEYDLCEGAEGFWRRQHAAADWNIVAEKLTARLKQQKSARGDDSFSSTYRRDRLTDWLIMALENADRKDELIPLCEREAEETGSYLRLVNYLKEAKRWQEAEEWIHKGIEATQKRTPGIADQLRTALREIREREQDWPRVAAFYAEDFFERPSLPTFQALQQAATKAAVWSPVRAAAMDYLETGALPQTLGTAKNTKQKTTPSWPLPDSGMHMASEHAQAPAPMIETLIDLAIAEQRPDDVLRWYNQRKPQTASWTWGYGGSDDDKIAQAIVDLHPDRAIAIWKKMAEELIAQANTKSYESAATYLRKVLRVMKERKQAQEWETYLAGVRQANARKRRLVEILDRLEKRRILG, from the coding sequence ATGCTGTGGGCGCTCGATGCAGAATTGAATGACGAGTACGACCTCTGCGAGGGCGCGGAGGGCTTTTGGCGGCGACAACATGCGGCGGCGGACTGGAACATCGTGGCGGAAAAGCTGACAGCGCGCCTCAAGCAACAGAAGTCGGCTCGCGGAGATGACAGCTTTTCGAGTACGTACCGGAGAGATCGGCTGACCGACTGGCTGATCATGGCGCTGGAGAACGCGGATCGAAAAGACGAGCTTATCCCGCTGTGCGAGCGCGAAGCGGAAGAGACCGGCAGTTACCTCCGCTTGGTGAACTATCTCAAGGAAGCTAAACGCTGGCAAGAAGCCGAAGAGTGGATACACAAAGGCATCGAGGCAACGCAAAAGCGCACGCCTGGAATTGCCGACCAATTGCGCACCGCGCTTCGGGAGATACGCGAACGAGAGCAGGATTGGCCGCGTGTCGCCGCTTTTTATGCGGAAGATTTCTTCGAGCGCCCGTCCTTGCCTACTTTTCAGGCGCTGCAGCAGGCAGCAACGAAAGCCGCCGTCTGGTCACCGGTGCGCGCGGCGGCCATGGACTATTTAGAAACCGGAGCGCTACCTCAAACACTCGGCACCGCGAAGAACACAAAGCAGAAGACGACGCCCTCATGGCCATTACCCGACAGTGGCATGCACATGGCGAGTGAACACGCGCAGGCACCTGCGCCCATGATCGAGACACTCATCGACCTTGCCATTGCCGAGCAACGACCGGATGACGTGTTGCGTTGGTACAATCAACGCAAACCCCAAACAGCGTCCTGGACCTGGGGATACGGTGGGTCCGACGACGACAAAATTGCCCAGGCTATCGTGGACTTGCATCCCGACCGCGCCATCGCGATTTGGAAGAAAATGGCTGAAGAGCTGATAGCGCAGGCCAACACCAAATCGTACGAATCGGCGGCGACGTATCTCCGGAAAGTCCTGCGCGTCATGAAAGAACGAAAACAAGCGCAAGAGTGGGAGACCTATCTTGCCGGCGTGCGACAGGCGAACGCACGCAAAAGGCGACTGGTGGAAATTCTCGACCGCCTAGAAAAGCGCCGGATTCTTGGATAG
- a CDS encoding OB-fold domain-containing protein: protein MAEVPNFPRPVPDFDAQEFWEGCNRDELLMQRCADCSRFRWLPRPMCPHCNSLSHEWVKMSGKGKVFSWTIITHPVHPAAVEKVPYNVTQVQLDEDPELVLVTNLVNVQNEDIRMAMPVQVVFEEHEPGVKLAKFQPV, encoded by the coding sequence ATGGCAGAAGTTCCGAATTTTCCCCGCCCCGTTCCCGATTTCGACGCCCAAGAATTTTGGGAGGGCTGTAACCGCGACGAGCTGCTCATGCAGCGCTGCGCCGACTGCAGCCGGTTCCGCTGGCTCCCGCGGCCTATGTGTCCGCACTGCAACTCGCTGAGCCACGAATGGGTAAAAATGAGCGGCAAAGGAAAAGTGTTCTCTTGGACGATCATCACGCATCCCGTGCACCCTGCGGCCGTGGAGAAAGTGCCGTACAACGTGACACAGGTGCAGCTCGATGAAGATCCGGAACTGGTCCTGGTGACCAATCTAGTCAACGTGCAAAACGAAGACATCCGTATGGCGATGCCCGTGCAAGTCGTCTTCGAAGAGCACGAGCCGGGCGTGAAACTAGCGAAGTTTCAGCCGGTGTGA
- a CDS encoding SDR family oxidoreductase: MQLGLEGKVAIVTGGSKGIGQATALGFVAEGASVLACARGKEALEETVRLAGKQGEGRIVGLQADLTDGAAIKAVVKKCQDTFGRVDILVNNAGSARPGDFLTLPDDAWIDDWTLKFFGYVRMAREVLPIMKQQGSGVVINIIGTGALKPMGSYMIGGAANAALNHFTKALADEGAKHSVRVVGINPGPILTERLEKFLSTFSAGNSREDALKKMTPLGRVGESVEVADLILFMASPRAAFIHGANITIDGGANPGLMG, translated from the coding sequence ATGCAACTCGGACTCGAAGGCAAAGTCGCGATCGTCACCGGTGGCAGTAAAGGGATTGGCCAAGCCACCGCGCTTGGGTTTGTGGCGGAAGGCGCTTCCGTGCTCGCCTGTGCCCGCGGAAAAGAAGCACTCGAAGAAACCGTGCGGTTGGCGGGGAAGCAAGGGGAAGGTCGCATCGTGGGCCTGCAAGCTGACCTGACCGACGGCGCAGCGATCAAAGCCGTGGTGAAAAAATGCCAAGATACTTTCGGTCGTGTGGACATTTTGGTCAACAATGCCGGCAGCGCACGCCCGGGCGATTTTCTCACGCTTCCTGACGACGCTTGGATCGACGACTGGACGCTCAAATTCTTCGGTTACGTGCGCATGGCTCGGGAAGTGTTGCCGATCATGAAGCAACAAGGAAGCGGCGTGGTCATCAACATCATCGGCACGGGCGCGCTCAAGCCGATGGGCAGCTACATGATTGGTGGCGCGGCCAACGCGGCGCTGAATCACTTTACCAAGGCGCTGGCGGATGAAGGGGCCAAGCACAGCGTGCGCGTCGTCGGCATCAACCCCGGCCCGATTCTGACCGAGCGACTGGAAAAATTCCTTTCGACCTTCAGCGCGGGCAACAGCCGGGAAGACGCGTTAAAGAAAATGACTCCGCTGGGCCGCGTGGGCGAGTCCGTGGAAGTAGCGGATCTCATTCTGTTCATGGCCTCTCCCCGCGCTGCGTTCATTCACGGTGCCAACATCACGATCGATGGCGGGGCGAATCCGGGGCTGATGGGATAA
- a CDS encoding NAD+ synthase, which translates to MSRIPTNPSLLKQILIAFIANEVCKTGVNRVVVGLSGGVDSALSACLAAAALGRENVLAIKMPYKASSKESLEHADLVIAATGIQSLTVEITPQIDAYFERFPDADNMRRGNKMARERMTILYDHSARWQALVLGTSNKTELLLGYGTLYGDMASAVNPLGDLYKTQVWTLSKFVNVPRPIIEKPPSADLWSGQTDENELGFSYRDVDELLYLMVDQRFSPEELHAAGFAPTFIEQVSRRIMNSQYKRRLPVIAKVSQRTIDRDFRYSRDWGR; encoded by the coding sequence ATGTCTCGCATTCCCACCAATCCCTCGTTGTTGAAGCAAATTCTCATTGCATTCATCGCCAACGAAGTCTGCAAGACTGGCGTGAACCGTGTGGTCGTTGGTCTTTCCGGCGGTGTCGATTCTGCTTTGAGCGCGTGTTTAGCGGCGGCGGCGCTAGGGCGGGAGAATGTCCTTGCTATCAAAATGCCCTACAAAGCCTCCAGCAAGGAAAGCCTGGAGCATGCCGACTTGGTCATCGCCGCCACCGGCATTCAGTCCCTCACGGTCGAGATCACGCCGCAAATCGACGCCTACTTCGAGCGGTTTCCCGACGCGGACAACATGCGCCGCGGCAACAAGATGGCCCGCGAACGCATGACGATTCTCTACGATCATTCCGCGCGCTGGCAAGCGTTAGTGCTGGGCACGAGCAATAAGACCGAACTACTCCTGGGCTATGGCACCCTCTATGGCGACATGGCTTCGGCGGTGAACCCGCTCGGCGACCTGTATAAAACCCAGGTCTGGACATTATCGAAATTCGTCAATGTCCCGCGCCCGATCATAGAGAAGCCACCCTCGGCGGATCTGTGGTCAGGACAAACGGACGAGAACGAGTTAGGCTTCTCGTATCGGGACGTCGACGAACTCCTCTACCTCATGGTCGATCAACGATTTTCCCCGGAGGAACTGCACGCCGCCGGTTTCGCGCCGACGTTCATCGAGCAGGTGTCTCGACGCATCATGAACTCGCAGTACAAGCGCCGCCTGCCGGTCATTGCCAAAGTCTCGCAGCGCACCATCGACCGCGACTTTCGCTATTCTCGGGATTGGGGGCGGTGA
- the rsmI gene encoding 16S rRNA (cytidine(1402)-2'-O)-methyltransferase — translation MPGILYVVATPIGNLEDITLRALRILKEADLIAAEDTRHTKKLLTHYGIDTPLTSYYDHIETEKAPALIAQLHEGKTIALVSDAGTPGIADPGYRLVKGAAEAGIPVVPVPGPSTLTALLSIGGLPTDRFAFEGFLPAKPTQRRKTLQLLKQEKRTLVFFESPHRVCDALADIETVFGNRQIVFGRELTKMFEEVLRGRVSEIRARLHDREVKGEVALLVAGAAEEQRSEEAPPLTEEVQYLLAQGLPLKEIAQIVGEHRGISKRDVYAVGLQLKDQDAEKS, via the coding sequence GTGCCGGGTATTCTGTATGTTGTGGCGACGCCGATCGGCAATCTCGAAGACATCACACTCCGGGCGCTCCGTATCCTGAAAGAAGCCGATCTCATCGCGGCGGAAGACACCCGCCACACCAAAAAGTTGCTGACGCATTACGGCATCGACACGCCGCTGACCAGCTATTACGACCACATCGAAACCGAAAAGGCACCGGCGCTCATTGCCCAGCTCCACGAGGGCAAAACCATCGCGCTCGTGAGCGACGCCGGCACGCCGGGCATCGCCGACCCAGGCTATCGTCTCGTGAAAGGCGCGGCGGAGGCTGGCATCCCCGTGGTGCCTGTTCCCGGTCCGTCCACCCTGACTGCGCTCTTGAGCATTGGCGGCTTGCCGACCGATCGATTCGCTTTCGAGGGTTTCTTACCGGCCAAACCTACGCAGCGTAGAAAAACCTTACAACTCCTGAAACAAGAGAAGCGAACGCTTGTTTTCTTCGAATCTCCCCATCGCGTGTGCGATGCGTTGGCTGACATTGAGACCGTCTTCGGCAACCGCCAGATTGTATTCGGCAGAGAACTCACGAAGATGTTCGAGGAAGTGCTCCGTGGCCGAGTCAGCGAGATCCGCGCTCGCTTGCACGATCGAGAAGTGAAAGGGGAAGTGGCCCTGCTTGTTGCCGGAGCAGCGGAAGAGCAGCGATCAGAGGAGGCACCGCCGCTTACCGAAGAGGTGCAATACCTGCTCGCCCAAGGACTCCCATTGAAGGAGATTGCGCAAATCGTCGGCGAACACCGAGGTATTTCTAAAAGGGACGTGTATGCTGTGGGCCTGCAACTGAAAGACCAGGATGCGGAAAAGTCTTGA
- a CDS encoding inorganic pyrophosphatase, protein MTKPHTPSLGQLMGLLFRAHPWHGVPVGQDAPSIVTTYIEIVPTDSVKYEIDKDSGLLKVDRPQRYSNVCPTLYGFIPQTLCAERVGNFCGGKTQRAGIDGDGDPLDICVLTEKVIPRGDILLQAIPIGGLRMIDRNQADDKIIAVMQDDAVYGGWQEIAHCPSALIERLKHYFLTYKDAPGTIERRCEITHVYGRGEAYDVIQHSREDYAEKFGNPEGQFAELLGR, encoded by the coding sequence ATGACGAAGCCACACACACCTTCGCTCGGCCAACTGATGGGGTTGTTGTTCAGAGCCCACCCGTGGCACGGTGTCCCCGTGGGTCAGGACGCCCCGAGCATCGTCACCACCTACATCGAAATCGTGCCGACTGATTCGGTCAAGTATGAAATCGACAAGGATTCCGGCCTGCTCAAAGTCGACCGCCCGCAGCGCTACTCGAATGTCTGCCCGACGCTCTACGGCTTTATTCCGCAAACGCTGTGCGCCGAACGGGTCGGGAATTTCTGTGGGGGGAAAACCCAACGAGCCGGCATCGACGGCGATGGCGACCCGCTGGACATTTGCGTGCTGACCGAGAAAGTCATCCCCCGCGGAGATATCCTCCTACAAGCCATTCCCATCGGCGGGTTGCGCATGATCGACAGAAACCAGGCCGATGACAAAATCATCGCCGTCATGCAAGACGACGCGGTGTACGGCGGCTGGCAAGAGATCGCCCACTGTCCATCCGCCTTGATCGAACGACTCAAGCACTATTTTCTCACCTACAAAGACGCTCCAGGCACGATCGAACGGCGTTGTGAGATCACCCACGTCTACGGACGAGGAGAAGCCTACGACGTGATTCAGCATAGCCGCGAGGACTACGCGGAAAAGTTCGGTAATCCGGAGGGGCAATTCGCCGAGCTGTTGGGCAGATAG
- a CDS encoding DUF3179 domain-containing protein, giving the protein MSGTTYTFGSSGFLFRSNKLMYDHQTESLWHNLTGEPVVGSLATSGIKLQVLPVAITTWEQWLREHPETMVLDINTGHQRDYTPGKAYGAYFARPDTMFPVSPRDQRLPLKSYVFALRIDDHPKAYPLDALGAKKVLNDAVGGTNLVIVADAETRTARAYARRDYRFAAGNTRQELVDQQKGEVWQVQEEHLVNIQTGERLSRLGGHVSFWFGWYAFYPKTEVYQASTE; this is encoded by the coding sequence GTGAGTGGGACGACATATACCTTCGGTTCTTCCGGGTTTCTCTTCCGTAGCAATAAACTCATGTACGACCATCAAACCGAGAGCCTCTGGCATAACCTGACCGGAGAGCCGGTGGTCGGTTCGCTGGCCACGAGTGGGATTAAGCTGCAAGTGTTACCGGTGGCGATTACTACCTGGGAGCAGTGGCTACGCGAACATCCCGAGACCATGGTGCTCGATATCAATACCGGCCATCAGCGCGACTATACGCCGGGAAAAGCCTATGGCGCCTACTTCGCTCGACCGGATACGATGTTTCCCGTTTCCCCCCGTGACCAGCGCTTGCCGCTCAAATCGTATGTTTTTGCGCTGCGTATCGACGACCATCCCAAAGCTTATCCGCTAGACGCTTTAGGCGCAAAGAAAGTCCTCAACGATGCCGTGGGTGGAACGAACCTAGTGATCGTGGCCGACGCCGAGACGCGCACGGCGCGGGCTTACGCACGGCGCGATTACCGGTTTGCCGCAGGAAACACCCGGCAAGAACTCGTAGACCAACAAAAAGGGGAAGTCTGGCAAGTGCAAGAGGAACATTTGGTGAATATCCAGACCGGCGAAAGACTCTCACGTCTCGGAGGACATGTCTCCTTCTGGTTTGGCTGGTATGCCTTCTACCCGAAGACGGAGGTGTATCAGGCGAGTACTGAGTGA
- a CDS encoding DUF3179 domain-containing protein: MDRQKNWHWRIGSAFALLAVVLCAGTTPERKEVREQEREQLVDALVNNLTHSSPHIRGAAIKALGEAKQLAAVPALIEIMRFESVFQLSPVATLEQLSGQKLGDDWGRWVEWLQGRDDIHPPKSFLAWKSNLYSRVDKAFENFLYPDVPYRIRLEEIVWGGVRKDGIPALTNPKHVQPNEATYLTPQELVFGVSFNGESRAYPLRILDWHEMFNDVVGGKPITLSY; this comes from the coding sequence ATGGACCGACAGAAGAACTGGCACTGGAGAATAGGCTCCGCTTTTGCCCTACTAGCTGTCGTGCTTTGTGCCGGCACGACGCCTGAGCGGAAAGAGGTTCGGGAGCAAGAGCGAGAACAACTGGTGGATGCGTTGGTGAATAATCTGACGCATTCGAGCCCGCACATTCGCGGGGCAGCGATCAAAGCCCTAGGCGAGGCGAAACAGCTCGCCGCCGTGCCGGCGCTGATTGAGATCATGCGCTTCGAGTCGGTCTTTCAACTGTCTCCCGTCGCGACCCTGGAACAACTGAGCGGTCAGAAGCTGGGTGACGACTGGGGACGGTGGGTGGAGTGGTTGCAAGGGCGAGATGACATCCATCCGCCCAAAAGCTTCTTGGCCTGGAAGTCGAACTTGTACAGCCGCGTCGATAAAGCCTTCGAGAATTTTCTCTACCCTGACGTGCCGTATCGCATTCGCCTAGAAGAAATTGTGTGGGGTGGGGTGCGCAAGGACGGTATCCCGGCGCTGACTAATCCCAAGCATGTGCAGCCGAACGAGGCGACCTATCTGACCCCGCAAGAACTGGTCTTTGGCGTGTCGTTCAATGGCGAGAGCCGCGCGTATCCGCTGCGGATTCTCGATTGGCACGAGATGTTCAACGATGTCGTGGGCGGGAAACCGATTACCCTCTCCTACTGA